One segment of Canis aureus isolate CA01 chromosome 27, VMU_Caureus_v.1.0, whole genome shotgun sequence DNA contains the following:
- the POLE gene encoding DNA polymerase epsilon catalytic subunit A isoform X4: MVWRNSGRRRAEPGPDGEASRDDGLSSSVSALKRLERSQWTDKMDLRFGFERLKESGEKTGWLINMHPTEILDEDKRLVSAVDYYFIQDDGSRFKVALPYEPYFYIAARKGCEREVSSFLSKKFQGRIAKIETVPKEDLDLPNHLVGLKRNYIKLSFHTVEDLVRVRKDVSPAVKKNREQGHAGDAYTAMLSSVLQGGSVVIDEEEASKKVTDQLDNIVDMREYDVPYHIRLSIDLKIHVAHWYNIRYRGSAFPVEITRRDDLVERPDPVVLAFDIETTKLPLKFPDAETDQIMMISYMIDGQGYLITNREIVSEDVEDFEFTPKPEYEGPFCVFNEPDEVHLIQRWFEHVQEMKPTIMVTYNGDFFDWPFVEARAAVHGLSMYQEIGFQKDSQGEYKASQCIHMDCLRWVKRDSYLPVGSHNLKAAAKAKLGYDPVELDPEDMCRMATEQPQTLATYSVSDAVATYYLYMKYVHPFIFALCTIIPMEPDEVLRKGSGTLCEALLMVQAFHANIIFPNKQEQEFNKLTGDGHVLDAETYVGGHVEALESGVFRSDIPCRFRMNPAAFDFLLQRVEKTMRHAIEEEEKVPMEHVTNFQEVCDQIKTKLTSLKDVPNRIECPLIYHLDVGAMYPNIILTNRLQPSAVVDEATCAACDFNKPGANCQRKMAWQWRGEFMPASRSEYHRIQHQLESEKFPPLTAEGPARAFHELSREEQAKYEKRRLSDYCRKAYKKIHVTRVEERLTTICQRENSFYVDTVRAFRDRRYEFKGLHKVWKKKLSAAMEVGDAAEVKRCKNMEVLYDSLQLAHKCILNSFYGYVMRRGARWYSMEMAGIVCFTGANIITQARELIEQIGRPLELDTDGIWCVLPNSFPENFVIKTTSVKKPKVTISYPGAMLNIMVKEGFTNDQYQELTEPSSLTYVTRSENSIFFEVDGPYLAMILPASKEEGKKLKKRYAVFNEDGSLAELKGFEIKRRGELQLIKIFQSSVFEAFLKGSTLEEVYGSVAKVADYWLDVLYSKAANMPDSELFELISENRSMSRKLEDYGEQKSTSISTAKRLAEFLGDQMVKDAGLSCRYIISRKPEGSPVTERAIPLAIFQAEPMVRKHFLRKWLKSSSLQDFDIRTILDWEYYIERLGSAIQKIITIPAALQQVKNPVPRVKHPDWLHKKLLEKNDVCKQKKISELFVLEGRRQVGMAQVPEGTQSLGAPDMEDFGLMKPLHLAVPIATKRKRVLWESQEESHDLELTVPWQEILGQPPALGTTQEEWLVWLRFHKKKWQLQARQRLACKKRRCVEVAEGEPLPGAIRERPATGLGGFLRRTARSILDLPWQIVQISETSQAGLFRLWAVISSDLYCIRLNIPRVFYVNQQVAKAEEGPSYRKVSRVLPRSNMVYNLYEYSVPEDMYQEHINEINTELSAPDIEGVYETQVPLLFRALVQLGCVCVVNKQLVRHLSGWEAETFALEHLEMRSLAQFSYLEPGSIRHLYLYHHAQGHKALFGLFVPSQRRASVFVLDTVRSNQMPSLSALYSAEHSLLMEKVGPELLPPPKHTFEVRAETDMKTICRAIQRFLLAYKEERRGPTLIAVQSNWELKRLAGEVPVLEEFPLVPVHVADKISYGVLDWQRLGARRMIRHYLNLDTSLSQAFEMSRYFHIPIGNLPEDISTFGSDLFFARHLQRHSHLLWLSPTSRPDLGGKEADDNRLVMEFDDQASVEINCPGCYSTVCVELDIQNLAVNTILQSHHINDMEGADSMGISFDVIQQASLEDMITGNQAASTPASYDETALCSSTFRILKSMVVGWVKEITQYRNIYADNQVMHFYRWLRSPSSLLHDPVLHRTLHNMMKKLFLQLIAEFKRLGSSVVYANFNRIILCTKKRRIEDAIAYMEYITSSIHSKEIFHSLTISFSRCWEFLLWMDPSNYGGIKGNAPSSIHYGQQDSQKGGRVEEEEEEEEEEEEGKQEPDVEDMLENNWNIVQFLPQAASCQSYFLMIVSAYIVAVYHSMKEELRRSAPGGTPLRWRGPSQLSQDAAASSALPGMITFSQDYVANELTQNFFTITQKIQKKVTGSRSSTELSSMFPALPGSHLLLNNPALEFIKYVCKVLSLDTNITNQVNKLNRDLLRLVDVGEFSEEAQFRDPCRSYVLPEVICRSCNFCRDLDLCKEFAFSQDGAVLPQWLCSNCQVAYDTSVIEMALVEALQKKLMAFTLQDLICLKCRGVKETNMPVYCSCAGGFTLTIHTKVFMEQIGIFQNIAQHYGMSYLTETLEWLLQKNPQLGH; encoded by the exons GGATGATGgcctctcctcttctgtctcaGCACTTAAGCGCCTGGAGCGCAGTCAGTGGACAGATAAGATGGATTTGCGGTTTGGTTTTGAGAGACTCAAGGAGTCTGGGGAGAAGACGGGCTGGCTTATCAACATGCACCCT ACTGAGATTTTAGATGAAGACAAACGCTTAGTCAGCGCAGTAGATTACTACTTTATTCAAGATGATGGGAGCAGATTTAAG GTGGCCTTGCCCTACGAGCCGTATTTCTACATTGCAGCCAGAAAG GGTTGTGAACGAGAAGTTTCATCTTTTCTCTCCAAGAAGTTTCAGGGTAGAATTGCTAAAATAGAGACTGTCCCCAAAGAGGATCTAGACTTG CCAAATCACTTGGTGGGTTTGAAGCGAAATTACATTAAGCTGTCCTTCCACACTGTGGAGGATCTTGTTAGAGTGAGGAAGGATGTCTCCCCTGCTGTGAAGAAGAACCGGGAGCAGGGTCATGCTGGTGATGCCTACACAGCTATGCTGTCCAG CGTTCTGCAAGGGGGCAGTGTGGTTATTGATGAAGAGGAAGCCTCTAAGAAGGTCACTGACCAGTTGGACAATATTGTGGACATGCGAGAGTATGATGTGCCCTACCACATCCGCCTCTCCATTGACCTGAAGATCCATGTG GCTCATTGGTACAACATCAGATACCGAGGAAGTGCCTTTCCTGTGGAAATCACCCGCCGAGATGACCTTGTTGAACGACCT GACCCTGTGGTTTTGGCATTTGACATTGAGACAACCAAACTGCCTCTCAAGTTTCCTGATGCTGAGACTGACCAGATTATGATGATTTCCTACATGATTGATGGTCAG GGCTACCTCATCACCAACAGGGAGATCGTTTCAGAAGATGTCGAAGATTTCGAGTTCACCCCCAAGCCAGAGTATGAAGGACCTTTTTGTGTCTTTAATGAACCTGACGAG GTTCATCTAATCCAGAGATGGTTTGAACATGTCCAGGAGATGAAACCCACCATCATGGTCACCTACAATGGGGACTTTTTTGACTG GCCGTTTGTGGAGGCCAGAGCAGCAGTCCACGGACTAAGCATGTACCAGGAGATCGGGTTCCAGAAGGACAGTCAGGGAGAGTACAAGGCATCCCAGTGCATCCACATGGACTGTCTCAG GTGGGTGAAGAGGGACAGTTACCTTCCTGTGGGCAGCCACAACCTCAAGGCAGCTGCCAAAGCCAAGCTAGGCTATGACCCAGTGGAGCTGGACCCTGAGGACATGTGCCGAATGGCCACCGAGCAGCCCCAG ACTCTGGCCACGTACTCCGTGTCAGATGCAGTGGCCACGTACTACCTGTACATGAAATACGTCCACCCCTTTATATTCGCCCTTTGCACCATTATCcccatggagcctgatgag GTGCTGCGGAAGGGCTCTGGGACTCTCTGTGAGGCCTTGCTGATGGTGCAGGCCTTCCACGCCAACATCATCTTCCCCAATAAGCAGGAGCAGGAGTTCAACAAGCTGACAGGTGATGGCCACGTGCTGGATGCCGAGACCTATGTGGGTGGCCACGTGGAGGCCCTTGAGTCAGGCGTCTTTCGCAGTGACATCCCCTGCCGGTTCAGGATG AATCCTGCTGCCTTTGACTTCCTGCTGCAGAGGGTGGAGAAGACCATGCGCCATGCCATcgaggaagaggagaaggtgcCCATGGAGCATGTCACCAACTTCCAAGAG GTGTGTGATCAGATTAAGACCAAGCTCACCTCCCTGAAAGATGTTCCAAACAGAATAGAGTGTCCCCTTATCTACCACCTGGATGTGGGGGCCATGTACCCTAACATCATCCTGACGAACCGCCTGCAG ccctctgCCGTGGTGGATGAGGCTACCTGTGCTGCCTGTGACTTCAATAAGCCTGGGGCCAACTGCCAGAGAAAGATGGCCTGGCAGTGGAGGGGCGAGTTCA TGCCAGCCAGTCGCAGTGAGTACCATCGGATCCAGCACCAGCTGGAGTCAGAGAAGTTCCCTCCCTTGACTGCAGAGGGTCCAGCCCGGGCCTTTCACGAGCTCTCTCGAGAGGAGCAGGCTAAATATGAGAAGCGGAGGCTGTCAG attaCTGCCGGAAGGCATACAAGAAGATACACGTCACCAGGGTGGAGGAGCGCCTCACCACTATCTGCCAGCGGGAGAACTCTTTCTATGTGGACACAGTGCGCGCCTTCCGAGACAGGCGTTATGAATTCAAAGGTCTCCACAAG gtGTGGAAGAAGAAACTCTCTGCAGCCATGGAGGTGGGTGATGCGGCCGAAGTGAAGCGCTGCAAGAACATGGAGGTCCTGTATGACTCCCTGCAGCTGGCGCACAAGTGCATCCTCAACTCCTTCTATGGCTACGTCATGCGCAGAGG GGCTCGCTGGTACTCCATGGAGATGGCAGGCATTGTCTGCTTCACAGGGGCTAACATCATCACCCAGGCACGGGAGCTGATTGAGCAGATCGG gAGACCCTTGGAGCTGGACACAGACGGAATATGGTGCGTCCTGCCCAACAGCTTTCCTGAAAACTTTGTCATCAAGACAACCAGTGTGAAAAAGCCCAAGGTGACCATTTCCTACCCTGGGGCCATGTTGAACATCATGGTGAAG GAAGGCTTCACCAATGATCAGTACCAGGAGCTGACTGAACCATCCTCACTCACCTATGTCACCCGTTCAGAGAACAGCATCTTTTTCGAGGTTGACGGACCCTACCTTGCCATGATCCTTCCAGCCTCCAAGGAAGAAGGcaagaaactgaagaagag ATATGCTGTCTTCAACGAGGACGGTTCCCTGGCTGAGCTGAAGGGCTTCGAGATCAAACGCCGAGGGGAGCTGCAGCTGATTAAGATCTTCCAGTCCTCAGTGTTCGAGGCTTTCCTCAAGGGCAGCACCTTAGAAGAAGTGTATGGCTCTGTTGCCAAGGTGGCTGACTACTGGCTGGACGTGCTGTACAGTAAG GCAGCTAACATGCCCGATTCTGAGCTGTTTGAGCTGATCTCTGAGAATCGCTCCATGTCTCGGAAGCTGGAAGATTATGGGGAGCAGAAGTCCACGTCTATCAGCACAGCCAAGCGCCTGGCTGAGTTCCTGGGAGATCAGATGGTGAAGGATGCAGGGCTGAGCTGCCGTTACATCATCTCTCGGAAGCCCGAGGGCTCTCCGGTCACAGAGAG GGCCATCCCGCTTGCCATTTTCCAGGCAGAGCCCATGGTGAGGAAGCACTTTCTCCGGAAATGGCTTAAGAGTTCTTCCCTCCAAGACTTTGATATTCGCACG ATTTTGGATTGGGAGTACTACATTGAGCGGCTAGGGAGTGCCATACAGAAGATCATCACGATCCCTGCAGCTTTGCAGCAG GTAAAGAACCCAGTACCACGCGTCAAGCACCCTGACTGGCTGCACAAGAAACTTTTGGAGAAGAATGATGTCTGCAAGCAGAAGAAGATCAGCGAGCTCTTTGTCCTCGAGGGCAGGAGACAG GTGGGCATGGCCCAGGTTCCAGAAGGCACCCAAAGCCTGGGTGCTCCTGATATGGAAGATTTTGGCCTCATGAAGCCATTGCACTTGGCCGTTCCTATTGCCACTAAGAGGAAGCGTGTCCTCTGGGAGAGCCAGGAGGAGTCACACGACCTGGAGCTGACGGTGCCCTGGCAGGAAATCTTGGGGCAGCCTCCAGCCCTTGGAACCACCCAG GAAGAGTGGCTGGTTTGGCTCCGGTTCCATAAGAAGAAGTGGCAGCTGCAGGCCCGGCAGCGCCTGGCTTGCAAGAAGAGGCGGTGTGTGGAGGTGGCAGAGGGCGAACCTCTGCCTGGGGCCATCCGAGAAAGGCCTGCCACTGGGTTGGGGGGCTTCCTGCGAAGGACCGCCCGCAGCATCTTGGACCTTCCATGGCAGATTGTGCAG ATCAGTGAAACCAGCCAGGCTGGTTTATTCAGGCTGTGGGCTGTCATCAGCAGTGACTTGTACTGCATCAGGCTGAACATCCCCCGAGTATTCTATGTCAACCAGCAGGTGGCTAAAGCTGAGGAGGGGCCTTCCTATCGCAAG GTCAGCCGAGTCCTTCCTCGCTCCAACATGGTCTACAATCTCTATGAGTACTCCGTGCCTGAGGACATGTACCAGGAACATATCAATGAAATCAATACTGAGTTATCAGCCCCAGACATTGAGGGCGTGTATGAGACTCAG GTTCCATTACTATTCCGCGCCCTAGTGCAGCTGGGCTGTGTCTGTGTGGTCAATAAACAGCTGGTGAGGCACCTTTCAGGCTGGGAAGCAGAAACCTTTGCTCTCGAGCACCTGGAGATGCGTTCTCTGGCTCAGTTCAGCTACCTGGAACCAG GGAGCATCCGCCACCTCTACCTGTACCATCATGCACAGGGCCACAAAGCACTCTTCGGCTTGTTCGTGCCCTCCCAGCGCAGAGCATCTGTGTTTGTGTTGGACACT GTGCGAAGCAACCAGATGCCCAGCCTCAGCGCTCTTTACTCAGCCGAGCACAGCCTTCTGATGGAGAAAGTGGGCCCGgagctcctgcctcctcccaaaCACACTTTTGAAGTTCGGGCGGAAACTGACATGAAAACCATCTGCAGAGCCATCCAGCGCTTCCTGCTGGCCTACAAA GAGGAGCGCCGTGGGCCCACACTCATCGCTGTTCAGTCCAACTGGGAGCTAAAGAGGCTGGCTGGTGAGGTTCCTGTCCTAGAGGAATTCCCACTAGTGCCTGTCCACGTGGCAGATAAGATCAGCTATGGAGTCCTGGACTGGCAGCGCCTCGGAGCCCGGCGCATGATCCGCCACTACCTCAACCTGGACACCTCTCTGTCACAGGCCTTCGAGATGAGCAG GTACTTCCACATCCCCATTGGTAATCTGCCTGAGGACATCTCCACCTTTGGCTCCGACCTCTTCTTTGCTCGCCATCTCCAGCGCCACAGCCACCTGCTCTGGCTGTCGCCTACGTCACGCCCTGACCTGGGTGGCAAGGAGGCTGATGACAATCGCCTTGTCATGGAATTCGATGACCAGGCCAGCGTGGAGATCAATTGTCCAGGCTGCTACTCTACAG TGTGTGTGGAGCTGGACATCCAAAACCTGGCTGTCAACACCATCCTGCAGTCCCACCATATCAATGACATGGAGGGGGCTGACAGCATGGGCATCAGCTTTGATGTGATCCAGCAAGCCTCTCTGGAGGACATGATCACTGGCAACCAGGCCGCCAGCACTCCAGCCAGCTACGATGAGACAGCCCTCTGCTCCAGCACCTTCAG GATCCTGAAGAGCATGGTGGTGGGCTGGGTGAAGGAGATCACACAGTACCGCAACATCTATGCTGACAACCAGGTGATGCACTTTTACCGCTGGCTCCGGTCCCCATCATCACTGCTCCATGACCCTGTGCTGCATCGCACACTCCACAACATGATGAAGAAGCTCTTTCTGCA GCTCATCGCTGAGTTCAAGCGCTTGGGGTCATCTGTCGTCTATGCCAACTTCAACCGCATCATCCTCTGCACGAAAAAGCGGCGGATCGAGGATGCCATTGCTTACATGGAGTACATCACCAGCAG catccatTCTAAAGAGATCTTCCATTCTTTGACAATATCTTTCTCTCGGTGCTGGGAATTTCTTCTCTGGATGGATCCCTCTAACTATGGTGGAATCAAAGGAAATGCTCCATCTAGTATCCACTATGGACAG CAAGACTCCCAAAAAGGGGGCAgagtagaggaggaggaggaggaggaggaagaggaggaggaaggcaaacAGGAACCAGATGTGGAGGACATGCTGGAAAACAACTGGAACATTGTGCAGTTCCTGCCACAGGCAGCCTCCTGCCAGAGCTACTTCCTCATGATTGTTTCAG CATACATCGTGGCCGTGTACCACAGCATGAAGGAGGAGCTGCGGCGCAGTGCCCCAGGGGGCACACCCCTGAGATGGCGGGGGCCCAGCCAGCTCTCCCAGGATGCTGCGGCCTCCAGTGCCCTTCCTG GAATGATCACCTTCTCCCAAGACTACGTGGCCAACGAGCTGACTCAGAACTTCTTCACCATCACTCAGAAGATTCAGAAGAAAGTCACAGGCTCCCGGAGCTCCACTGAGCTCTCCAGCATGTTTCCTGCCCTTCCAGGTTCTCACTTGCTGCTCAACAACCCCGCATTGGAGTTCATCAAGTACGTGTGCAAG GTTCTGTCTCTGGACACGAACATCACAAACCAGGTGAACAAATTGAACCGGGATCTGCTTCGTCTGGTGGATGTTGGCGAGTTCTCGGAGGAGGCACAGTTCCGAGACCCTTGCCGTTCCTACGTGCTCCCTGAGGTCATCTGCCGCAGCTGTAACTTCTGCCGGGACCTGGACCTGTGTAAAGAGTTCGCCTTCTCGCAG GATGGGGCCGTGCTGCCTCAGTGGCTCTGCTCAAACTGTCAGGTTGCCTATGACACCTCAGTCATCGAGATGGCCCTGGTGGAAGCCCTGCAGAAGAAACTGATGGCCTTCACTCTGCAGGACCTG ATCTGCCTGAAGTGCCGAGGTGTGAAGGAGACCAACATGCCTGTGTACTGCAGCTGCGCCGGGGGCTTTACCCTCACCATCCACACCAAG GTCTTCATGGAGCAGATTGGAATCTTCCAGAACATTGCCCAGCACTATGGCATGTCCTACCTCACAGAGACCCTGGAGTGGCTGCTGCAGAAGAACCCTCAGCTGGGCCACTAG